One genomic segment of Panicum virgatum strain AP13 chromosome 2N, P.virgatum_v5, whole genome shotgun sequence includes these proteins:
- the LOC120660333 gene encoding plant cysteine oxidase 5-like has product MPSTTMGGIQKLYEVCKGSLSEKGPISSEAIDKVRVVLDKITPCDVGLESEAQAARVWRSPQTRCRKRVFPSTPAIRYRHIYECKSFSIGIFCIPASSIIPLHNHPGMTVLSKVLYGTVHVKAYDWIDRAEPLSLLKVRPAKVVRDGEMSAPCGAMVLHPEEGGNIHGFKAITPCAILDILTPPYSSEGGRHCSYFRSCPKSDPSGILLNRTKGSEFVWLEEYQPRDSFVIRRDLYTGPALKL; this is encoded by the exons atgccttcgactactatgGGTGGGATCCAGAAGCTTTATGAGGTCTGTAAAGGATCATTATCTGAAAAGGGACCTATATCTTCTGAAGCCATCGATAAAGTCCGTGTTGTATTAG ACAAGATCACACCTTGTGATGTTGGACTAGAGAGTGAAGCTCAAGCTGCACGTGTTTGGCGGAGTCCACAAACCCGGTGCAGGAAAAGAGTTTTTCCCTCCACCCCTGCGATCAGATACCGTCACATTTATGAGTGCAAAAGCTTCTCA ATTGGGATATTTTGCATACCAGCATCGTCCATCATTCCACTCCACAACCATCCTGGAATGACTGTACTTAGCAAAGTTTTATATGGCACAGTGCATGTCAAAGCATATGACTGGATTGATAGAGCTGAACCTCTTAGCTTACTAAAAG TGAGACCTGCGAAGGTTGTAAGAGATGGTGAAATGTCGGCGCCTTGTGGAGCCATGGTTCTTCATCCAGAAGAAGGCGGGAACATACATGGTTTCAAAGCCATCACACCATGTGCTATCCTAGACATTTTAACACCTCCTTACTCTTCAGAAGGTGGAAGGCACTGCTCCTACTTCCGGAGCTGCCCAAAGTCAGACCCATCGG GCATTTTATTGAACCGTACAAAGGgatctgaatttgtttggcttGAAGAATACCAGCCCCGTGACAGCTTTGTCATTAGAAGGGACCTGTACACAGGACCTGCTTTAAAGTTATGA